TCAAGGTACAGGTGCTACCACGGCTGAGAGAAGAATATTCAAAAACACTCTGGAtactaaaaaaggaaaacttctCTGAATATGCTTCAAAGAGATCTGCCTCTCTCTgggctgagatggtttgaatACCCAAAGTCATAGTTTGCAGTGGTAACTTTTCctcatatttctttatttttgtcttttacgCATTTGTTTAGGTGAGCCGGCTGCTGATGCTGGGCGGCGCCAATGTGAACTACCGCACAGAGGTGCTGAACAACGCCCCCATCCTCTGTGTCCACTCCCATTTGGGCTACATGGACATGGTGGCTTTGCTGCTAGAGTTTGGCGCTTCTGTTGACGCACAGTCTGAAAGCGGCCTAACGCCGCTGGGCTACGCTGCTGCTGGCGGGCACATGACAATTGTGACTGCACTCTGCCGCAGGAGAGCGAAGGTTTGTGAAGGGAAATGGCAAGGGGAAAAACTGGACTGATTTCCATGTAAGATGTTTTTGATCAAATCTATATCCTGCTACCAGGTGGACCACTTGGATAAGAATGGTCAGTGCGCCCTGGTTCACGCAGCCCTGAGGGGCCACATGGAGGTCGTGAAATATCTTATCCAGTGTGACTGGAGTATGGGGTCGCAACAGCAACAGCAGTCACCGCAGACTCAACAACAGTCGACCTTCACCAAGAGTCACGCAGTCCAGCAGGCTCTCATCGCTGCAGCCAGTATGGGATACACAGAGGTacagcagggacacatggatGGGGACGAATTTGGGTTATTATGCCACATAAATGGTTCTTCAATTCTTTATTGGTAACAAAATTGACCCTCTGAATCTAACGTGATGATTAAAGCCTGGTTATTCAAGCCTAGTCACCTACAGACAGATTTAGACTTGCAATCAATGCATGATTTAGATTTCTGCAGGAAATCTACGTCCTAACTCATGATGTAACTGAATGTAACGTCTTTGAACCCAATGCTGCAACCTTCCATGCCATTTAAGTTGTTGCGGACTCCATTGACCCTACGTGTGGTTACATGTCTCGGTATGTGTACGCCAGGTTATGTGGAAAGTTGCGGTGTAGGGTTAAAAGGTTTCGTTATGTTGGAAGTTACAATGTAGGTTTCCTGCAGAAGTCTAAACCATGCATAAATCAGGGAAACAAACAGAGGGAAAGGGTTAAAACCGAGATGGTTTACATGTGAATCGTACTTAAGGAAAACAGGAATCTCAAACTACACGTTTtcgttatttattttttttaattaagtactttatttgtatttatttttttcatttttgaaaacaAGCCTTATTTTACTTGCAATGAGAAAATaacatttgtattattttattattagaaTGCCCCTCCAGGACATTGTgaaatttaataataaatatctCTGAAACACTTTTAATAAGTTATACTTTGTACCTTTTACTTGACAGTCAGTTGTTGACTATATACAGACACTGATCAAACTTTTAGCCTGCTGCATTAAATTATAATCCATGTGGAACTTTGATGTTCTGGAGTCTAACTGGACCGCCTTAAATTTTAATTGAATACCACTGCTGTTCAGTTCCTTTGAGCTCATTGCTATTATTgactattttcattttgttgagTCTCTGTATTAAGAAGaagttgtaataaaaaaaagtgacatAAAATGCTAGAAGTACTTGTTATTGCACCATTTTTGTGGCTTCGTGTTCCACATTCACACCAATGGTGGTGGTAAATCAGATTTAGTAACCCTGTAAAAGAAGCAATAACTATAGAATTTCTCATTGAAGCTTGTTCTGCTGTGTAAGCCAACTGTTAAAGATGCTCTCTGTAGTGATCACTTgttgggggaagaaaaaaaaaggttgcatTAACTTTTACAAATTTGAAGTCACTTAGAAATGCcactattttttaaagtaagccTATTAGCATTATATTAATCAGAAATGTAAATGGTGAATAATGCAGATACTCATCGCTACtcattcattctttcatttgctttttgatACACTAGCCACAGATATACTTTTTCAAACATCACTCCTGCCTTCTGGTGAcacgttttttgtttgtttttcatcccCATTGACAGTTTTATGGTGTTAAAACTCCAGCTGATCATGTTAGCTCAGCTGAAAATTCAGATTTCAGAGTACAAGTTCAGCTTTTATAGGTTTGCTGTCCCATTAGGAATAATTTTCTTCTGAGACTTTGTTTTCACACAGCAGGATGTGCTACTCCCTTCCCAAACCACCACAAACTTAATCAAGCTGCCAGCTGAGGACTGTTAGGAGTTTATTTCTCAGATTGTGATGTTCCTATCCTCTTGCTCAGTTATGCAGCGATGTCTTCCACTTCTTTCTGTTTTGGGAGGGGGGTAGTACAGACCGCTGTATGAGAACTGAAATGCGGTTCATTTCTGAGAACTTAATTAGATTCAGAATAAAGAGGCTTTTGGTCTTTTTAAGAGGGACAAGAAAATGATGCTCCGAATACTCAACTCTCCAAATGTGCCTATTTAATCAGCAGAAcagttttcatatttaaaactgGATAATTGGATAAACATACAATAGGTTACACAATGTGTCACTGAAACATGGGCGTGATGATTGCTgataattggcctatctggtgtgtttgtgtgtaactACCAGCTGTTAGTCACACGTACCTGCTGTAGGGTTTGGAGAAAAAGCACTttggacatttttaaatatgtgaATTATATGAAGTTAAGCTGGATGGTAAATGTAGTGGAAGAGAGAAGTAGTAGATTAAGGGGACTGTGCGATTCCTAATGTCAGTTCAATGTGATATAAATATATTCTGCAGTTGACTGGCAGGGATCTGGTTGTCAGCGCTGTTGCTGATGACTTGTGTACAATCCTGTCTCTCAGATCAGATTACAACAGATTTAAAGGGTAATAGATTTCAGTCTGTAAGAGGAAACTTGGACATTAATCAGTGCCATCTTGAATCTTGTTCCTCATCAGATCGTGTCTTACCTGCTGGACCTGCCAGAGAAAGATGAAGAGGAGGTGGAGCGGGCTCAGATCAATAACTTTGACACCCTGTGGGGAGAGACAGGTAGGAGTCCATACTGTAACCGTGCATTATGCATCTAAAACCACCAGTTCAGAATAACAGATGACTGTGAATGCTCATGTTAATGCCCCTGTGCAAATGCAAAGATGTATCATCTTTTTTCCCCATAAAGTTCAGACTGATGGAGTTTTTGTGAGAGGGTTTTTCACTGCGAGGCAGAGCGCTGCAGTGCGGATGTGGGAGatgtttcttgtgtgtctgctgctggctgctgctggctgctgctgcGTCAGACGCTGATGACAGTGCAGTGGTGTCATTGGAGCATAGACAGGGCTGGGCCCACacaggggaggggaggggggcttTGACTGAGCTCCAGGGTGCTTAGAAATGACTAGTCTGATTGCACTGTAGCAGGATGTTGAGAAATGTAATGTATCATTATAACCTAGAGCTATAAAACCTCATTGCAATCTTTAGTGCCCCTGCTGCAGTTTTGGAATGACTGTCTTCTCACTGTTGAAGAGGGGGAGTCATTCAGCTctgctttcattgtttataaGGGATCAAAAGGGTAACAGCTGTTCTGGCACATGATTTCCAATCCCGGTGTTACTAGATAGGTCAAGTGGAAGTATGTTAACAGCCCGAGGGAGACTATGCATATTGACACTTACAGTTTACGATATACCTAAATGTTTCTCCAGCAAAGAATAAGTAGGTTGAAGCTGGGGTCACACTACCAGGTCTGCTGCCGCTCTGATTCAGTCTGCTGAAATGATTCCAATTacatctctcctctcctcatcaCTTAAAGTACCTGCGTCTTATGTACACTATAGCAGTAATCAAGTCAGCATGTGTAGGTGTAATCACGATGAACCTAAAGCTCAAGCTTCATACGGGTCTAAACTCTCTTTCTCACAGAGAGAGGATATCCTTAATATGGTCATCGGGCTCAGTGGTCTCTCAAGTCTGTTGTTCAAATTAGAATAAAGTGAAAGGGAAAGACGTTCAAATGGCTTATTGCAGACAGAGGATGAATTAGGGGCTCAAGTCCCAGCATGAGATTAATAAGGATTCTTTTGACTTATTAAAAAACGAAGATATGCAATTATGCAAAAAAGTATGGAGTTGGAAATGAGCAGATGATGATATGCTAATTTTGTGCTCCTAACTAGCCATAACATCACACGGTTGTGTATTTGTGCATTCAGCTCTAACAGCAGCCTCTGGTCGTGGGAAGCTGGAGGTTTGCCGTCTGTTACTGGAGCAGGGTGCAGCTGTGGCTCAGCCCAACAGGCGAGGCATCGTCCCACTGTTCAGCGCCGTCCGGCAGGGACACTGGCAGGTCAGTGGCCACCTGATCCTCTTTGCTAAACGAATATATTTTGctttgaaaacttgcaaaaaatgaaaaatttggaTGCATCTCATTAGGCTTTGGGAAAATCTTAATTTTCCCTGCTGTTGCCTAGTCTAACTGTCAGAGtaatagttttaaaaatgaatttctaGCTGCAGTTTTCCTGTTAACTTATCTCTTTGATGTTGTATTGGGTGTTGCAGATTGTGGACCTTTTACTTACACATGGAGCAGATGTGAACCTGGCTGACAAGCAGGGTCGTACGCCTCTGATGATGGCTGCCTCAGAAGGACACCTGGGAACTGTTGAGTTTTTACTAGCTCAAGGTGAATAAAGAAAAGAACTTGAAAACAAATTGAAACTCAGTCAGGTCTTTGCATTTAGCTAAAAAATACTTCTGTCACAGCAGGAAACCGATACAACATTGTAAACACATAAATGTGTTGTTGGGAAGTGTTTGTGTAAAATTACTTCACATCTCGCAACAGATATTCTGAACTTGAGTAGCGAAGGGAAGAAATATGTGTCTGTATTTGCCTGATGGTCATGCTAGCTCTACTAAATGTTTCTGTATCTGGACTGGGTGCAAACACAAAGTTGTATATCAAAGTCAGACATGATGGATGGCAGGAGAATCAGATTTGACAGGTCAGAGGAGCCAGCGAAGGATAAAAGAAAATCTCCTTAAAATGGAAAAGATTTAAAGCAAATATATTTGCCTCAAACCGATTTGAGATTATAACACAAGAATACTGACTGTACtaataaaactgaacaaaacTGAACCTAATTACGGTTTTCAAATTATGTTTACTGTAATTGGATCCAAATGAAATCAACGGTAAATTTACAAAATCAATCAAAAGTAATACAGCAATTagttattaaaaacaaacagagacacacacacaaaaatacaaaccAGCCAACCACAGATGGATATTACTCTGAGATGGAGTGCAAAAATACGCTTGGCTGCGTCTCACTGCTCCTGCTACTGTTTCCTGTCCCAGGAGCCTCCCTGTCTTTGATGGATAAGGAGGGTCTAACTGCTCTGAGCTGGGCATGTCTGAAAGGCCATTTACCTGTTGTCCGCTGCCTGGTGGAGAGCGGAGCCGCCACTGACCACGCGGACAAGAACGGACGCACGCCCCTCGACCTGGCTGCCTTCTACGGCGACTCTGAAGTGGTATGTAGCTAATGTGGAAAGCAAAGGGATGCATATACGACACCCATACGTAGCTCGTATGTGTCTGATCAGGTTTTTATATTGACGACATTGATTTAGCAAATTTTTAACTAGCTTAACTATTTCTATGGCAAGCTATAAAGTAgtatgatttgttttttgtagacagaggtgtcaaacataaggtccAGGGGCCAGATTCGGCCTGGCAAGGACCCTAATCCGGCCCCACTGGGCAGATTTCAAAAATCTTACGGAAAGCATCAAATTTGGACTTTTAAGTATATTTTCACAAGTTCTACAACATTACCTTtactgataaagacctcccAAATGGtcatacataataataataactatcaGCTATTTGAACTACAGTAGCTCGTCTTGCTGGATCAGACCACACGGGCCAGCCTTCGCTCCCCACGTGCACCAGAGACTCCTTGGCCAACCATGGCCCCTGTTGCTGGCTCATCACTGTTCCTTTGTTGGCGTAATGTACAAGAGAGGCTTTGGAATCCTGGATGATATGTCTCTCTGTCCTTCTCTTTTTCGCTCTCTCACTCCATTTTCTTTGTCTCACCAGGTCCAGTTCTTGGTGGACCATGGGGCCATGATAGAGCACGTAGACTACAGCGGGATGCGTCCTCTGGACAGAGCGGTGGGCTGCAGAAACACGTCCGTGGTAGTCGCCCTGCTAAAGAAAGGAGCCAAGATAGGTAAGAGCAGGTTGACAGAATTAAAGAACCTATTATTTAGCAAACAGACGAGGGACTCTTAAGTGCAGCACCTTTGTTTTGTAGCGCCACATAACAGCATTATTCGCCTGCTGTGAAATAAGATACAATTGGAGATTGTATTTTGGCTGAAAAGGTCATGCATCGGCATTTAAGCATGAGCTGCATGAAAGACTATAAAAGGAGAATTCAAAAGATGATTGCGTACGCACTTCCTGCTGGTCATTATAGAGCACTATAGTACTCCAGTGTAATAAGCCATGGATTCAGGTTTGTGTCTCCATGTAGCATAAACAGCTTCCTGCTACTGTATGCCATCCACCCCCCTGGTGCTGCTTCTCCACAGCTATTTATGGCTCtgatgtgtgtttctttttattgtacTACTGTTGCCgttgtgttgttttgctttctctctctctgtcatgttCTCTCAGCGCCTCTGTTTGTCTCTATCGCTCACGCTATCTCCCTGTTTCTCTCACAATCATGTCCTTTCTCTCGATTCCTCTGTGGTTGCTCAGAGACAGGTTGTTATTAGCGCTTGCGGtggtttcttttagtttttttatttttcatttttttgctgAGGCACTTATCTCCGCTTCTCACTGCTGCTTGTATTCCTTTTCtcacttctcttcctcctccgccaccaccatcatcacctCTCTTCTCTTTCACCCTCCTGCTGTTTCTAtctctttctttcctctcaTTCCTACGCACTCCCACACCCCTGTTTCTCTGGCAATCCTGCCCTCCCCTTCCTACTTACACTCCATCCCTTGCCCATGACCTCCCTCCTCTTCCCCTCTTACTGCTATCCCCCCGCCTCTCTCTCCGGCCCCAGGATGTCAGACGCTGCCCAGTCGGCCCCGAGGTAAAGCCAAGGCTGTCGACTTCTCACCCTACCAGGCATTTTGACAGCTCTAtctcctctctctgtgttgtctgtgtCGTCCTAAGTGTCGGCAGGCGAGCTTAGCTACCAAAAACCTTCCCAAACTGACAAATAATAACATGCAAAGGTATTAGCACTGACAGAGACGCAGTCGGGATTGCCTAGAGGTAGATGCTAACGTTGAAGTGGTTAATGACAGCATGCCCAGCCTCCAGCCTGTGACGTCGTATCAAGGTGTTGACCCTCCATCCCACAGATGCATGACGGAAGCCCACAGTAACACTTGCGTGGTAGTGATTTAGCGGAACTGCATGTATTTGTAATACCTCTGTGCCACCGCCACCACAGACTGCAGTGATAAACCATCCTCCAGACGTTTTCTCAGTGTCAGCTAGGCCAGGCAGCAGCATTCCCACCCTCACCACCAGTTCAGGGGACAGCTCACGCCTGCAGAGCCCCGTTTTATCCCTCCTGCTtgcctcttttgtttttcccgTAACTGCCCCCGTGTCTCCTTGTGCTAAatcctcctccttttcatctCTGtggtgtgtgcacatgtgtcaAGGATTGCTGTTGCGCAGATACAACAAAGACCGTTTCAGTCAAGGGATTGTGTTTGATTTCTCAATCATTTTTTCCCCAGTTAGTTTTTTTCCCGTTTGATTTTCTTGCTTTTTAATCACGTCTGTGAATTACTGTACATCTGCACTTCTTGACAAGACAGAAAATGTGTCTTAGTAGAAAGTCATGACAGTATGCTTTGATTTAATTTCTCTGTACTACACATCTACACTAGGTTTGCCTGGGCCAAAACATATTTGCAGATATTTCATAATTAATtgttcaaaaaacaaaataaaaagccaCTTTTCACAACAATGACAATGCTAATTTTTGTACGACAAAtaagcacttttaaaaaattattggCAAATAGCATTTGACCCAGGCATGATGTCACGATGGTCACAATGCTCTCGAGGTGTCAGgatagtttttttatttattttttgtaatcttTCCTCTGCAGTGGATTGCCTGTCTTTTCTCTTCCATTCCCCCATTTTGACTGTTGTCCTCATTCCTGTTATTATTGTTGTGTGTACTGTGACTCCCAGTCGctcctctcctctttctcctcctgctccttcTCTCTGCTTATTACTGCGTGTCTTTCTTTCATCTGCTCCCCCCTTTGTCACACAGGTCCAGCCACGTGGGCTATGGCCACCTCCAAACCCGACATCATGATCATCTTACTCAGCAAACTCATCGAGGAAGGAGACAGTTTCTACAAGGTCAGAGAACAGGCTGTGCACTCAGCAGCTCAGATTTCATACTGTGAATGAAAGATGGGTGATGGATATCCTTTATATACAAGTTTAAAGATGCCTTTTTGGTAAAGTCATAAACTCCCATTGAAAAATTCTGATCTTTGTGTCACATATCTGGCTATAAACCATATCCATATTAGAATATTCCCAAGCCAAAGACATTATTTAAATAAGAGCTCAGTAGTGTCTGTCTACAAATGGATTTAAATCGCTAATTTAGGTATTTTGCTTTGTGCATTGTTGTTTTGGTGCAAGTTGCCCAATTTTGGAGGCTAGTACATGCCTATCCCCCAGCTTTTTGAACACCAAAATGAAGCGACGTAGGAGTTTCAAAGTGATACTATAGATACATCTTCTCAAACATCACAGATGAGTTTGACTCTCTGTGACCTTGACTTGAgtgtcaaggtcagaggtcaagttttctgaaaatattGTGATAATAACTTGAGAAATACGCCATCTTGGATTTTCAAATTAATATCATAGATCCATCTGCTTGGAGGGTGAGGGGTAGCCCACCAGTATTTATGTGTTATAGGTGCTTAAGCGGTACAAATTGACCATTTTAGCCTGTGATGTAGTCGCTAGAGAATATTATGATGCAAAAATATATTGGACATATATATTGAATTgaagttttgtggatataaaATACATATCATTGGGAAATTAAAATCACACTATGTTCTTATAAGGTGGTATAAGTGGGTATTTTAAACCTCTTTTTAGGTGGTTGGGAAAAATGATGACATCATAATATCTGGTTTAGATTAGAAGATGAAGTGCCTGCGTGCTCTTTATGGTTCTTCAACTCCTGATCATGCCGCGGGAAATTTGCATTGGCTATTTGCTGTAATGATCTTTGCCTTCTCTTAAAATAAATGGGATTAAAGATGACCCATCTTATGGTGGGGAAACTGCTCAGATGCTCGACTGTAATGCCGGCTAGCTGCACACTTCTTCTGACTGGTCATTGtagtttattaaaaagaaaatagttccTACATAAAACTTTACGGatgatttgatttgatgcaatttatttatttattgtttgatTTCTGGAAAGAAACTACATGTATTTCAAGGAGGTAGAAATCTTAATAGTGTTCTGTATAATCTACAAAACTTGGCAATTCACAACAAAACTAACCAGATGGATGAATAGCACTGCAGGGTACTTGGAAAAAACGATTTTGGAATTTGGGTGCAGTGATTAGCCCAGCTGGCTCCGTACAAGAAAGTTCCTGATTGAAAATAACTGATTGTAATCAAGCACATGTATTGTGGTGGAAAATAAATGGTTACCAGCTGAAATATCAAATATCTGAAGAATATGAAGTTTTCATGTTATCCTGTGTGGgtattttaatttctttccacagtccaaagaaatGCTTGGTGGGTTAATTAGTGATTAGAAATTGTCTGTAGGCATGAATGTAAGGTGCGCTATCATCCCATTATAGCTAGAATATGCTTTAATATGCCCTGAGTTGGATAAGTGCAGAGGAACAATTAGGATAGATTGTGCTTCTATGAGATATAcatatatttgaaaaaaatcccATCCCATCCCCACCATTGAGTTCAATCTAAGAACAGGTCATGAAACTTGATATATTGCTTCCTTTTATAGTGTCAAGTGTTCATATTAACGTTTTATTTCACCATAAATGGAGGATAAGGCAGATGTATCTTTTTGTATTTGTCCAACAGAAGGGGAAGGTGAAGGAGGCTGCGCAGCGTTATCAGTACGCTCTCAAAAAGTTTCCACGCGAAGGCTTCAGCGAGGACCTTAAGACATTCAGGGAACTTAAAGTATCGCTCTTCCTCAACCTGTCCCGATGTCGAAGGAAAATGAACGTAAGTCAGCAGAAAAGCAGCAACAGCGACTTGTAAAAAACACTAAATTGTTACAGCTGAAGGATGTTACAAAAGCTATTGATGCTTAATGATACTATTGGCCACATGTTAATTTATCTCACTATTCTGTACTGTTCATTATTGTTCTCCTGTGCTTAATCTCTCCAGGACTTTGGGATGGCTGAGGAATTTGCTACTAAAGCGCTCGAACTGAAACCAAAATCTTATGAGGCGTACTACGCCAGGGCACGCGCCAAGCGTAGCAGCAGGTACTCATTTTATCCTTGTACAAATCAAAGAAATGCTTTCCCTTTTCCCTACCCCTTTCTCCATGGTCTTCCTTTTTAAAGGATCTCTATATTCTTCCCCcagattttacagttttgcgtaattcactttattttatttatttatttattatctatTATTTTAGACAATTTCCTGAAGCCTTAGAGGACCTGAATGAAGCCATAAAGCAGTGCCCCAATAACAGAGAAATCCAGCGGCTGCTCCAGAGGGTGGAAGAAGAATGCCACCAGCTTAACCAGGAGGAGCACCAGCAGCAGGACCTGGAGCTGGAGCCTCCTCCCTCACCCCCTCCTACACCTCCCCCAGAAGAGGAGGAGTCCCTGTCTCTGTCCATGCCTCTCCCCCCTCCACCAGAGCCCCGTCTGGAAGACATGGAGCCCGTACAGGACTTGTTTGAGGATGAGGACTACCTGGAGCAGGAGCTGGAAGCCATGTCGATGGGTCTGCCCCCACCCGAGTCCCTCACAAATCCCTCCAGCCTTCCTATAATTCAGAGTCCACCCCTCTCCCCCACACATCCAGATCAGATTTACTTGGCTGGAGGCTCACCTATGGGCCAGCCCTATGAATACCACCCCACCTCTTCCTCCATGTCCTCCCCAACTCGGGGCTCCTACCAGCCCACGTCGCCCTCCCTCTCTCCAACACATCAGAACTCCCATTACAGACACAGTCCCCCTCACACCTCCCCAGTGCACCAGCCATCCTACCGCTTCAGCCCACCTCCTATGGGTACCGGGGGTCAGGGGATGGATCACCAGAGCCCACCGCCTTCCCCTTTACGTCGGGCTGCTCAGTATAGAGCCAGTCCACCGTTAGAAAGTGTTTGTCTATACAGGTCTCAGTCTGGGTCACCTGTGCGCTATCAGACAGAGCAGCTTCCTGGAAGACCCAAATCTCCCCTCTCCAAGATGAGCAGCCAGCGTTCTTTCCAGCTGAGTTCGCAGCCCTCTTTATCCTCCCAACACCACCAAGCCCAAGGCCTCCGTCTGCAGCCTTCCATAGCCCAAATAGTCCGCACAAACCAGCCCAGCAACGTAATGGGAAATAGTAGTTATGGTGGCCAGATGGGCCACTCCATGGGTGGTCGCTACCAAGGGGGTTCAGTGGACGTAGAGAGCCGCTTGGTGTACCAGCCCTCACTGGATGGACGGTCAATGTCCCAAGTCCAGGCCAGCCTCAGTTCTGGGGCCCTCTGTCAGCACGGCGGCCGAGGAGGGGTTATGGAGTCGAGCCTGTTGAAGGATGAGCTACCCCAGCGCCCCTCCTCTGCCTACCGCGCCAGCAGTGGAGGCCCGGGGGGCATCCGTTACAGCCAGACACCTCAGATAAGCCGCAGCCAGTCAGCCGCCTACTACCCAGTCTCTGAACACGTTCTTGAGCGTGCCAATGCCATGCCCCCCTGCCAGCTGGGCTCTCCCGAGATCCCCCATATGGTTAGACGCCCTGTGAGTGCCAATACTACTGAAATGAAACAGCATGTGCCCACCCCTAGGCCTCTCATCCATTCTCAGAGTGTAGGCCTTCGATTCTCACCTTCCAGCAACAACATCTCAACTGGATCCACCTCGAATTTAGCGCCAGGTTTCAGGCCTTCCTCTTCCATTCAGCAGATGGAGATTCCCTTACAAGCCACATACGAGCGCACCTGTGATGACATCTCTCCCATCTCTCCCTCCCAGGGTGGTGGGGGGTTGTATCAGGGAGAGACCACTCGCTCCCGCAATACGCCTTTTATGGGGATCATAGACAAGACGGCTCGGACTCAGCAGTACCTGCATCAGCCCTCACGGTCCAGGGCAATGACATCTATGGACTCTGCCATCAGCCCCACCTCCCCCGGTCAGCTGGTCCAGCAAGGCTCCACCTACAGTCCCCCCGCCTCACTGGGTAATATCGCCTACTACAACAAGACCAACAACGCCCAAAACGGACACCTGTTGGAAGAGGACTACTACTCCCAGACTCAGCCCCCCTCTCTGGGAAAGCTGGCCAATGGCTCCCGTGGCAGTGGGGACATCCTGGAACGGGTCAGCCAGGTGCCCACCTACCCAGACGTGAAGGTGGCGAGGACTCTGCCCGTGGCACAGGCCTACCAGGACAACATGTACCGACAGCTCTCGCGTGACTCCCGGACCCAAGGCCCCACCTCCCCCATCAAACCAAAGAGACCATTTGTGGAGTCGAATGTGTGATGGCCTGTCTGTGATTGGATGGTTGGACTGGGCTTGTTAGTGGAACTGAGAGAGTAAAAAATATTTAGCTCGACAGAAGATGTGACGGGGTGCGTGTGTGTCATGGACGAACTCATCTCAACGAACTCACTagagacagaaaaccacaaAGCCAACAAACACACTTTAGGGTATTAGACATTATCTTATATGAAAAACATAACGGTGAGAAGTGATTCTTTCAATATCATAATCTGCACACAGGTAGGATAACAGGAGGGATCGCAAGTTCTAATCTAAATCAGAGACCAGTTCACTTCCGACACGTGGCACATTGTCCCCACGTGTGACCACATCAGGTGGGACTCCAAGAGTGAAAGTACTACCCATCGGACTCTACTTGTGGACTCTGTATCCATCTTCTGTTCTTTCAAAGTGTGCTCTTAACCAAG
The Oreochromis aureus strain Israel breed Guangdong linkage group 8, ZZ_aureus, whole genome shotgun sequence DNA segment above includes these coding regions:
- the tanc2b gene encoding protein TANC2 isoform X3; amino-acid sequence: MFRNSLKMLLTGGKANRKSRSSDGGSEDLADPRSPSLDPHLSHIGQGGSIDSDCAFEGDYAVPPLSMTEGMQHIRIMEGVSRSLPSSPLLTHQTISVRLQPMKKLTGESSQELGPPPSVDEAANTLMTRLGFLLGDKLSEGPAGTQYSMEEPEARQGQNQRISPCSTLTSSTASPPAGSPCSTLPPAMPGQAGNRDCAYGSVTSPTSTLESRDSGIIATLTSYSENMERGSKYGEGSRGNLKLWQSQKSGMDSFLYRVDENMTASTYSLNKIPERNLESMSSHSAHSIPLYLMPRPNSVAATSSAHLEDLAYLDEQRHTPLRTSLRMPRQSTTCGPGRSGQDLRASANSAHAWQSQSLRFAPYRPQDIALKPLLFEVPSITMDSVFTGREWLFQEIDAHLNNPNVSTNQGVVIVGNIGFGKTAIISRLVALSCHGTRMRQIASDSPQASPKHGEGLPLTQPQPTHGTLGGGSCPGTPEMRRRQEEAMRRLASQVVAYHYCQADNAYTCLVPEFVHNVAALLCRSPHLVAYREQLLREPHLQSILSLRSCVQDPLASFRRGVLEPLDALYKERKINSEEDLIILIDGLNEAEFHKPDYGDTIVSFLTKTINKFPPWLKLVVTVRTTLQEITNALPFHRISLDSLEDNDAIDQDLQGYILHRIHSSPEIQNNISLNGKMDNTTFGKLSAHLKALSQGSYLYLKLTFDLIEKGYLVLKSSSYKVVPVNLAEVYLLQCNMRFPTQSSFERALPLLNVAVASLHPLNDEQIYQAINAGSLQGTLDWEDFQQRVDNLSVFLVKRRDGTRMFVHPSFREWLIWREEGEKTKFLCDPRSGHTLLAFWFSRQENKLNRQQTIELGHHILKAHIFKGLSKKVGVSSSILQGLWVSYSTEGLSAALSSLRNLYTPNIKVSRLLMLGGANVNYRTEVLNNAPILCVHSHLGYMDMVALLLEFGASVDAQSESGLTPLGYAAAGGHMTIVTALCRRRAKVDHLDKNGQCALVHAALRGHMEVVKYLIQCDWSMGSQQQQQSPQTQQQSTFTKSHAVQQALIAAASMGYTEIVSYLLDLPEKDEEEVERAQINNFDTLWGETALTAASGRGKLEVCRLLLEQGAAVAQPNRRGIVPLFSAVRQGHWQIVDLLLTHGADVNLADKQGRTPLMMAASEGHLGTVEFLLAQGASLSLMDKEGLTALSWACLKGHLPVVRCLVESGAATDHADKNGRTPLDLAAFYGDSEVVQFLVDHGAMIEHVDYSGMRPLDRAVGCRNTSVVVALLKKGAKIGPATWAMATSKPDIMIILLSKLIEEGDSFYKKGKVKEAAQRYQYALKKFPREGFSEDLKTFRELKVSLFLNLSRCRRKMNDFGMAEEFATKALELKPKSYEAYYARARAKRSSRQFPEALEDLNEAIKQCPNNREIQRLLQRVEEECHQLNQEEHQQQDLELEPPPSPPPTPPPEEEESLSLSMPLPPPPEPRLEDMEPVQDLFEDEDYLEQELEAMSMGLPPPESLTNPSSLPIIQSPPLSPTHPDQIYLAGGSPMGQPYEYHPTSSSMSSPTRGSYQPTSPSLSPTHQNSHYRHSPPHTSPVHQPSYRFSPPPMGTGGQGMDHQSPPPSPLRRAAQYRASPPLESVCLYRSQSGSPVRYQTEQLPGRPKSPLSKMSSQRSFQLSSQPSLSSQHHQAQGLRLQPSIAQIVRTNQPSNVMGNSSYGGQMGHSMGGRYQGGSVDVESRLVYQPSLDGRSMSQVQASLSSGALCQHGGRGGVMESSLLKDELPQRPSSAYRASSGGPGGIRYSQTPQISRSQSAAYYPVSEHVLERANAMPPCQLGSPEIPHMVRRPVSANTTEMKQHVPTPRPLIHSQSVGLRFSPSSNNISTGSTSNLAPGFRPSSSIQQMEIPLQATYERTCDDISPISPSQGGGGLYQGETTRSRNTPFMGIIDKTARTQQYLHQPSRSRAMTSMDSAISPTSPGQLVQQGSTYSPPASLGNIAYYNKTNNAQNGHLLEEDYYSQTQPPSLGKLANGSRGSGDILERVSQVPTYPDVKVARTLPVAQAYQDNMYRQLSRDSRTQGPTSPIKPKRPFVESNV